One Trichormus variabilis 0441 genomic window, AATTTCTAGCGAACTAGTGGTTTCCTTTTGCCATAAATCAAGTAAAGGCTGGTAGTGAGTGCGGTCTTCAATAAGTAATATCTGGTTATCGCCGTCCTCCCAAGCATCATGAATCCGGGGAATTTCCGTGTGATTTTGGGATTGTAAAACCATATAAGCCCTAGCCAAACTGGGAATACCATTGGCTTCCACTGCTGGAGTCACCAATCCCTGTTGCTGATTAGCTAATATTGCTTCAATTGGTGACACTTGGTATGGTTGACAGTCCAAAACCCTAACGCTAACCTCATCATGTGCGGCTGATAGTACTTGCAAAATCTGATAGCGTTGTTCTTTGTCCAAATATGAGCCAACAGAGAATAATGCTGGAGACAGCATGATCTTCTCTTCTCCGTCTTCCTCAAACCCTAATTCTGTTTGGTCTTCCTTGGGGGACGCTACATCAACAGGGTTGGCGCTCAGTAAAGTGCTGACACTTACGGCGGCAGCCCAATCACCAGTCTCGATAATCGCCCGCCATACTGTGCCGGTTTCTGCACCACAGTTATGACAATTCTCAGCATTCACTGGTACTTCAGTGCTGCATTGAGGACAAACCTTGTGGGACAAAGAAGCACCACATTTTTGACAAAACTTGTTAGCATTAGGGTTTTCAAATTCACACTGAGGGCAAATCAGCATAGTGGAAGTTCCTTAATTCCCGTTCCGAGGTGCTTCTAGCCACTAATATCCAAAGTGCCACAACTGGCCGCCCTTGCCTATAGTAGACATAATAAATTGTGGTTTCATCAGTGAATCTTGGTGGCAGTATTAATTGTGACGCATATTAGCCAAAGATTGCAGATATCTGCAAGTTTATTTTGGAGAGTCAGGAGTTCTGAGTCATCAGTGCTGCGGGTTGTAACGGGGCGTTAGTCGTTGCTGAGCCTTGATTAAGATATTTTTCCCTGCTCCCTCTGCCCACCTGCTTCTTGCCCCCTACTTCTTTCACTCAACTATTTTGGGTTGTTGAAGCACCAGTTGGATACTAAAACAGGTACGGTTTGACCCGCTTTCTACTTCGATTGTTCCTCCTAATTGTTTGATGAGTTTTTGTACTAGTGCCAACCCTAGTCCTGTGCCTCCCTGCTTTCCAGGGTCATTGCTGGGAATACGATAAAATTTATCAAAAATATGGGGTAATTCGGATTGAGGGATTTCTACATCAGAATTAATTACTTGCAAAACAATATTTTGAGATTTTATTTGGGCTGTAACTGTAATTTCTCCCTCTGGGGGGCTAAATTTACACGCATTGGTCAGCAATTCTATCAAAATGCGTTCCAAGCTGCATGGATTGGAGGTTAATGTTGCCAGAGAAGGGCTGACGCTGATGTGTAATTTTTGTCTACAGATATCGAAATTGCGGGTTTTAAACTCCTCCACTATGCGCCATAGCCATTGCTGTATGTGAATCGTCTCTAGTACCCAAGGTTTAGCGTTGGTATCGAGGCGCTGTAATTCTAGGAAGTTATTAATAAGATTTATTTGGCGATCGCACTCATTTTCTAAAATATTAAAATAACAAGCCGCTTTTGAGCCTTCATTTGTTGGTTTTTTTGTTGCCGAGAACAAATTATGCTCCCGATGCAGCGTAATACCCAGCATTTGAATCGCCATTTTCATATTAGTTAGCGGTGTTCGCAGTTCGTGGGAAACTGTGCTGAAAAATTCTTCTTGCAAATGGCTAAGGCTTTCTAGTTCCTTTCGCTGGCCTTGATTTGATGGCAACTCTGGTAAGTTTTTAACTAAATTATCCGCATCTTCTGAACTTGCTTCGGCTGGTTCTAGAGAAGTGATGGCTTCACAGAGCATCAGAATCGTCGATTTTTTAATAGAAGATTTTTCTTCATC contains:
- a CDS encoding ATP-binding protein codes for the protein MSLNQRSPTVGGTPSLWHQTHTPQTILPKTPVYLELATESASHQEFDTAEKLRRAQEELRWHRMMYDNIPTIYFSLDATGLILSVNDFGADCLGYTPEQLLQQPIVQLFAQSDQQRLSNAFISLCKTAPDDAVSYGNFLLNNPVNGIKAVRITLRLILDEEKSSIKKSTILMLCEAITSLEPAEASSEDADNLVKNLPELPSNQGQRKELESLSHLQEEFFSTVSHELRTPLTNMKMAIQMLGITLHREHNLFSATKKPTNEGSKAACYFNILENECDRQINLINNFLELQRLDTNAKPWVLETIHIQQWLWRIVEEFKTRNFDICRQKLHISVSPSLATLTSNPCSLERILIELLTNACKFSPPEGEITVTAQIKSQNIVLQVINSDVEIPQSELPHIFDKFYRIPSNDPGKQGGTGLGLALVQKLIKQLGGTIEVESGSNRTCFSIQLVLQQPKIVE